One genomic region from Yamadazyma tenuis chromosome 4, complete sequence encodes:
- a CDS encoding uncharacterized protein (COG:S; EggNog:ENOG503NZA3) yields MPKKSANTSKQASLFDIRLKNHEHDVLILKGPPDDAASALLSGKIVLSVNEPFAIKKLNLELYAMLRLSFTDSVITTKGSYPKNVRHERKIYDYHWDNSEINKYLNNMYENSGLSAGINGPGSALARTSSTTSLKGLGGHFRSKSSSNLANLRPSPTGSSSNLSMLSSSNASSSSLAALGSQRLTNYTLVKGNYEIPFSAILPGSIPESVEGLPGASVVYHLVATIDRGKFHSPMVAKKHLRVVRTLTTDSVELSETVAVDNTWPKKVEYSLTVPSKAIAVGSGTPISMMLVPLLKGLRLGEIKIALVEYYSYIGYVPPVKNVERNITEKVIPRPSEDDSNFQLDKWELQTFLTVPPSLSKCCQDCDILTNIKVRHKIKFTIGLVNPDGHVSELRASLPVSLFISPFVTVRSGVDDEVSDGEFDEVLFSGDRTGSHTSLVEAGVAAGTITGTSSTAIRSNSSSYTDFSGLVAPPIYEQHIYDRLWSDVSPIESPITSGSVTPREIPAPLTAVQDFNMSPIDSVQLNENLRLLSLQRQSQESGTSTPTPLATPTPERATFSLDEEGDYFAQRRPPLSSNNVLMSPGAFSPVHLSRTQSESVLNISQVPSYHEAIRQPDEEELSPAYEPPLPGSKINLDEANKTFEQTTRSSRPGSGTVSPVSPLPSNLPRPGAQRRSSSSGCSDFSAPDASSQSTVSVAMPSSRASDRTAVLGGSVPIRSSSSLSLHNVHFLNKKKDKRDRTNLYLSYRRTIPRGELNSTLSGATTRLSSDRFDSFEEEEGLIGRRRNRPQYKDDDGAIELQNIAPSIFDISKHIDDNLESIKTSTSELSSLYKKLLITSSNDKPEIEKKIEGLNYEITKKFENSYVLIKKFDFLQKNHQRLHLNYSNNEVKMIENFKKNYALKIQNSSLIFRNLQNNYIKFLRDDDYDDLNDTSFSMRTSHVNADEKQRLLLQEEETKNIENYSKQVLQETQQQLQLQRQPSDQIMAQREREISKLAMGILEISTIFKEMESLVVEQGTILDRIDYNITNTAQDVKDGNKELLKAKSYQSRTTKCKIIFLLSLVVFALFIIVVVKPHGTTKYVEKPPSDKPVSEAPVNDRPSVDRPEEDIGEHKDPDLNIPIGDSPT; encoded by the exons ATGCCCAAGAAGTCCGCAAACACCTCGAAACAAGCGTCCTTGTTTGACATTCGGTTGAAGAATCACGAACATGATGTCTTGATTCTCAAGGGCCCTCCTGATGATGCTGCCTCAGCCCTTCTTTCAGGTAAAATTGTTTTATCTGTAAACGAACCGTTTGCCATCAAAAAGCTCAACCTCGAACTCTACGCCATGCTTCGTCTACTGTTCACTGATCTGGTGATTACCACCAAGGGATCTTATCCCAAAAATGTTCGTCATGAGCGTAAGATTTATGACTATCACTGGGACAACagtgaaatcaacaagtacttgaataaCATGTACGAAAACAGCGGGCTCTCTGCTGGAATCAACGGCCCTGGTTCAGCGTTGGCCCGTACCAGTTCCACCACCTCGTTGAAAGGGTTGGGAGGTCATTTTCGTTCAAAATCGTCTTCTAACCTTGCCAACCTCAGACCTTCACCCACAGGAAGTTCATCGAACCTCCTGATGCTTTCGTCGTCCAACGCTAGTTCCTCCAGTCTTGCAGCCTTGGGATCACAGCGCTTAACAAACTACACGCTCGTGAAGGGCAACTACGAGATTCCCTTCAGTGCTATTCTTCCTGGTAGCATTCCAGAATCGGTGGAAGGATTGCCCGGGGCATCGGTAGTGTATCACCTTGTGGCCACCATCGACAGGGGAAAGTTCCACTCCCCcatggttgcaaaaaaacACCTTCGAGTGGTTAGAACTCTAACTACTGACTCGGTAGAACTCCTGGAAACCGTTGCTGTTGATAACACTTGGCCCAAGAAAGTCGAATACTCACTCACAGTACCATCCAAGGCCATTGCTGTCGGCTCGGGCACGCCGATAAGCATGATGTTGGTGCCACTTCTCAAAGGATTGCGTTTGGGAGAAATTAAAATCGCCTTGGTTGAATACTATTCGTATATTGGGTATGTGCCTCCAGTGAAGAACGTCGAACGAAACATTACCGAAAAGGTGATTCCTCGTCCTTCTGAAGACGACCTGAATTTTCAGCTTGATAAGTGGGAGCTTCAGACGTTTTTGACGGTTCCTCCGAGTTTATCCAAATGCTGTCAAGATTGTGACATTCtcaccaacatcaaggTCCGTCATAAAATCAAGTTTACAATTGGACTTGTGAACCCCGACGGGCATGTGTCTGAGTTGCGAGCCTCCTTGCCGGTGCTGTTGTTCATTTCTCCATTTGTCACAGTAAGATCTGGGGTGGATGATGAGGTCAGTGATGGTGAGTTTGACGAAGTGCTCTTCTCGGGAGACCGCACCGGAAGTCACACCAGCTTGGTCGAGGCCGGTGTTGCTGCTGGAACCATCACCGGAACCAGCAGTACCGCCATCCGGTCCAACTCCTCATCATATACTGATTTCTCCGGGTTGGTGGCTCCTCCCATCTATGAGCAACACATCTATGACAGACTCTGGTCAGATGTCTCACCTATTGAATCTCCCATTACCTCTGGATCTGTCACTCCTAGAGAGATCCCTGCGCCCCTCACGGCCGTCCAGGACTTTAACATGTCTCCTATCGACAGTGTGCAGTTGAACGAGAACTTGCGACTTTTAAGTCTTCAACGACAATCACAAGAACTGGGCACTTCAACTCCCACACCCTTAGCAACCCCTACCCCCGAACGTGCCACCTTCAGTctagatgaagaaggagacTACTTTGCTCAACGAAGACCCCCTTTGTCTTCCAACAATGTACTTATGTCTCCTGGAGCTTTCAGTCCCGTTCACTTATCTCGTACTCAAAGTGAAAGTGTTTTAAACATTTCGCAAGTCCCATCGTACCACGAGGCCATCCGCCAGCCAGATGAGGAAGAGCTTTCTCCCGCCTATGAACCTCCACTCCCAGGCTCTAAGATCAACCTCGATGAGGCCAATAAGACATTTGAACAAACTACTCGGTCCAGTCGTCCTGGGTCTGGTACAGTTTCTCCGGTGTCACCGTTGCCCAGTAACTTGCCTCGGCCTGGAGCACAGAGAAGGTCCTCAAGTTCTGGCTGCTCCGACTTTTCTGCACCCGATGCTTCCAGTCAATCGACTGTTAGTGTAGCCATGCCATCGAGTAGGGCCAGTGATAGAACTGCGGTTCTTGGAGGATCTGTGCCCATCCGGTCGAGTTCCTCCTTGAGTCTTCACAACGTGCATtttctcaacaaaaagaaggaCAAACG AGACAGAACCAATCTTTATCTATCGTACCGGCGAACCATTCCTCGTGGAGAGCTCAACAGCACGCTCTCTGGTGCGACCACTCGACTCTCTTCCGATCGATttgattcttttgaagaggaggaagGGCTAATTGGTAGAAGGAGAAACAGACCTCAATATAAGGATGATGACGGGGCAATTGAACTACAAAACATTGCTCCTTCGATTTTCGACATTCTGAAACATATCGACGATAACCTAGAATCTATCAAGACACTGACGTCCGAGTTGAGCTCTTTGTacaagaaattgttgatcACGAGCTCAAATGACAAACCCGAGATCGAAAAGAAGATCGAGGGCTTGAACTATGagatcaccaagaagtttgaaaactcGTAcgttttgatcaagaagttcgACTTCCTCCAGAAGAATCACCAGCGCCTTCACTTGAACTACTCCAACAACGAAGTTAAAatgattgaaaacttcaagaaaaattATGCCTTAAAGATCCAGAACTCCTCTTTGATCTTTCGAAACCTTCAAAACAACTACATCAAATTTCTCAGAGATGACGACTATGACGACTTGAATGATACCAGCTTCAGCATGAGAACGTCTCATGTCAATGCCGATGAAAAACAACgccttcttctccaagaagaagaaaccaaaaacatcgAAAACTACTCCAAGCAGGTGCTTCAGGAGacccaacaacaactccaactccaacgacAGCCCAGTGACCAGATCATGGCCCAGAGAGAACGCGAAATCTCCAAGCTCGCCATGGGGATTCTTGAGATCTCCACCATATTTAAGGAAATGGagagtttggtggtggaacaAGGAACGATTTTAGATCGAATCGACtacaacatcaccaacactGCCCAGGATGTAAAGGACGGTAACAAAGAGCTCCTCAAAGCCAAGAGCTACCAATCCCGAACCACCAAGTGTAAAatcatctttcttcttagtttggtggtgtttgcCTTATTCATTATCGTGGTTGTAAAACCTCATGGAACCACCAAATATGTCGAAAAGCCCCCCTCGGACAAACCGGTTTCTGAGGCACCCGTTAATGACAGACCATCAGTGGATAGaccagaagaagacatAGGAGAACACAAGGATCCAGACCTTAACATTCCCATAGGAGATTCGCCCACCTGA
- the AMN1 gene encoding Antagonist of MEN (Mitotic Exit Network) (EggNog:ENOG503P088; COG:S) — protein MENCFNTTRPVLSHGDSSNRIYQFSPEHVEIQELDSRLLKRSKSVKSLDHPVSFIPSISSSAISKTLNNPTSKRRIRRRKPTIKLSSCEFHPSQNKYALNGFNSDSEFSFTSNSDSDFDLESLPDLMDDNNTPLSSPNPLTPKNCFLEQAGKFFDDYKPKKLRLVEEWSPRTPSIFDIPEIVHKILDYAAIQNDNSPQELAPLRRKPLSYNHALLIHGNKRLAEESMKIDTSKDYNCTNVLYNCLFVNKLFNSVANEILGKRFYFEDGHKLKTFVQNVPKSVNFKPTDFKLYKMFHLTNECLQPVLYSLQFQNLQTIEVFMCPRFLPTPEMFEYGQNIKKIVICGSKCLDDDYLIMISTKCPNLEVLDIRGCELVTDSGIYHIGKNCHKLTSINLGRKSKGHLITDAGVSTLVKNNVNLDTVGLAGCHITDKTLWDLTTYCNYSIQRISVNSCPLVTNQSIPLILHANYLPLLNVLEIRFTKVDNLKPIIEFKRRQEFNGVSILIEMCEALSFKMRQQELELDKSISERIFNDIQDWANDSDDGDTSYLTLLSSRSSGRSSRVTSSTS, from the coding sequence ATGGAGAACTGTTTCAATACTACAAGGCCAGTACTTTCGCATGGTGACTCAAGCAATAGAATTTACCAGTTTTCACCTGAACATGTGGAAATCCAGGAACTCGACTCAAGGCtattgaagagaagcaAATCCGTTAAATCTCTAGATCATCCAGTATCATTTATACCAAGCatatcatcttcagcaATAAGcaagactttgaacaatcCTACTTCCAAGAGAAGaatcagaagaagaaagccAACCATAAAATTATCCAGTTGTGAATTTCACCCTTCACAAAACAAATATGCCCTCAATGGGTTCAACTCGGACTCAGAGTTTTCCTTCACTTCCAATTCAGATTCAGACTTTGACTTGGAGTCCTTACCGGACTTGATGGATGATAACAACACTCCCTTGTCATCACCTAACCCATTGACTCCAAAAAACTGTTTCTTAGAACAAGCCGGAAAATTTTTCGACGACTACAAACCCAAGAAATTAAGGCTTGTAGAAGAGTGGTCACCTAGAACTCCTTCCATCTTTGATATTCCGGAAATTGTGCATAAAATCCTTGATTATGCTGCTATTCAAAATGACAATTCGCCTCAAGAATTGGCTCCTCTAAGGAGGAAACCATTGAGTTACAACCATGCTTTGTTAATCCATGGTAACAAAAGATTAGCAGAAGAATCCATGAAAATCGATACCAGTAAAGACTACAATTGCACCAACGTGTTATATAACTGTTTGTTTGTGAATAAGTTATTCAATTCGGTTGCCAATGAAATCTTGGGGAAACGATTctattttgaagatggacACAAGCTCAAAACATTTGTGCAAAATGTTCCCAAGTCTGTCAACTTTAAACCAACAGACTTCAAATTATACAAGATGTTCCACTTGACCAACGAGTGTCTCCAACCCGTGTTATACagtcttcaatttcagaACTTGCAAACAATTGAAGTATTCATGTGTCCTAGGTTTTTACCTACCCCGGAAATGTTCGAGTATGGCCAaaacatcaagaagattgtCATTTGTGGATCTAAGTGTTTGGATGACGACTACTTGATTATGATCAGTACAAAGTGTCCAAACCTCGAAGTTTTGGATATCAGAGGTTGTGAATTAGTTACTGATTCTGGAATCTACCATATAGGGAAAAACTGTCATAAGCTCACATCTATAAACCTTGGCAGAAAATCCAAGGGCCACTTAATAACAGATGCTGGTGTTTCTACATTGGTTAAAAATAATGTTAATTTGGACACAGTAGGATTGGCTGGTTGTCATATCACAGATAAAACTCTATGGGATTTGACGACCTACTGCAACTATTCCATCCAAAGAATATCAGTGAACAGCTGTCCTTTGGTAACTAATCAATCTATTCCTTTGATATTGCATGCCAACTATTTGCCCCTTTTAAATGTGCTTGAAATCAGGTTCACCAAAGTTGATAACTTAAAGCCTATCATTGAGTTCAAAAGAAGGCAGGAGTTCAACGGGGTTTCAATCCTCATAGAGATGTGTGAAGCCTTAAGCTTCAAAATGAGGCAACAGGAATTGGAATTAGATAAGTCTATCAGTGAACGGATATTTAATGATATCCAAGACTGGGCCAACGATTCTGACGATGGAGACACAAGCTACTTGACGTTGCTCAGTTCTCGGTCCTCCGGTAGGTCATCTCGAGTCACATCATCCACTTCGTGA
- a CDS encoding uncharacterized protein (EggNog:ENOG503NX0A; COG:S), translated as MSGNRVHIDRQSSRLDLIDNTTLTSLPFPPPLKSQPSKLSKRSKPDLLANRSRSSPSILDNKALPLELKAARDVTSPLNKDVSARDASFTSIDTLTSQNMTTEIDDSFEDAEEPIIFVEDYMKPQQIPNSQPNFSRQKSLANFKKRLGGELKKRRISAEHEDLEQIFGHIPGKNLLKYCDICDKPLYEMSSLINNKRIKHNKINEWNDVFNEFICFECIDVYEDFLNELYTQEVEREPQTTSSSSMTESKNLKLLNIFKTIQLRSLDKRTIFSNNLISRLQFLNSKSLSTDIGELQELNWITTLQNKLRWRWRLDGLLPSFKRKTSN; from the coding sequence ATGAGTGGTAATCGGGTCCATATTGACCGACAAAGTTCACGGCTAGATCTTATTGACAACACGACGCTAACGTCGTTACCGTTTCCTCCGCCGTTGAAGTCTCAACCCCTGAAGCTCAGTAAGCGATCTAAGCCTGACTTGCTCGCCAATCGATCCAGATCACTGCCCAGCATTCTTGATAATAAAGCTTTACCTTTGGAGCTTAAGGCAGCGAGAGATGTCACGAGTCCACTCAACAAAGACGTTTCGGCTCGAGATGCTAGCTTCACTTCCATTGACACCTTAACTTCTCAAAACATGACCACTGAGATTGATGATAGTTTTGAAGATGCGGAAGAGCCGATAATTTTTGTAGAAGACTACATGAAGCCACAACAAATACCCAATCTGCAGCCCAATTTCTCACGTCAGAAATCACTcgccaacttcaaaaagcGGTTGGGAGGTGAGCTcaaaaaaagaagaatctcgGCTGAACATGAAGATTTAGAACAAATCTTTGGCCATATCCCGGGAAAAAACCTACTCAAGTACTGTGACATATGTGACAAGCCACTATATGAAATGAGTTCTCTCATAAACAACAAACGAATCAAGCACAATAAGATCAACGAATGGAACGATGTGTTTAATGAATTTATATGCTTCGAGTGTATCGATGTGTAtgaagatttcttgaacgaaTTGTATACCCAGGAAGTTGAGCGAGAACCACAAActacttcttcatcaagcATGACAGAGctgaaaaacttgaagcttttgaacatcttcaaaacaATTCAACTTAGATCTCTCGATAAAAGGACGATTTTTTCCAATAACTTGATCTCAAGACTCCAGTTTTTGAATTCAAAATCCTTGTCTACAGATATTGGAGAGCTTCAGGAGTTGAACTGGATAACCACTTTGCAAAATAAACTCAGATGGAGATGGAGGCTCGATGGACTCTTACCATCTTTTAAACGAAAAACTAGCAATTAA
- a CDS encoding uncharacterized protein (EggNog:ENOG503PZNH) has protein sequence MRPSPVALKSLGPTLSLEEFLFRQQIKGIYRKVVRSIYKHHERDDLMKFLRYEFKIKEKHDLAYRKYLLSQGTQRINDMAMMLGLNISV, from the coding sequence ATGAGACCTTCTCCAGTTGCCCTAAAGTCTCTAGGGCCTACGCTTTCCCTTGAAGAGTTCTTGTTTCGTCAGCAGATTAAGGGAATCTATAGGAAGGTGGTACGACTGATTTATAAGCATCATGAGAGAGATGACTTaatgaagtttttgagatatgagttcaaaatcaaggaaaAGCACGATCTTGCTTACAGAAAATACTTGTTGAGTCAAGGTACTCAACGTATCAATGATATGGCCATGATGTTGGGACTCAACATTAGTGTTTGA
- the MDM20 gene encoding mitochondrial distribution and morphology (EggNog:ENOG503NW5W; COG:Z), which produces MQDHQIIDAIDSKQFLRASSLIKVKSAKFPNQSYYVALANYLLYRQGNVKQALDECAKLLTKTPNDPRTTDLLYIIFMESDKIKESNEVYENVIKKFPNNCQEHVTQWFQNSVKYGNIKALQKSCFHLSKIHGEPKYKMWAAFSSYLLANELRNDEKQYNLFCTLGFRIIEGITPSSTQELFVFVKVLDNNKPKIIEYIESYPGVLDLDVKIEYLSVLHSLKQNQKLFDFTARLLFDQEFNDFDTWKLYIESGFELGKPFEQLEDSIKAYKWSRNSQLALLELSKVYHNLEKFNHYNLAYYDKFNTKTCCFSDLASYNVNNESLVNGIKEVNNNLEDQEITTSNLNLFVNNQKLLHHFGMVSESFYDFNWRIYKQFLPLLKEKLDTDFYLANELIVMNVIHSLDTDQSFENVLKNVIVLNYLVSNDPLDYKVNLWLIKLFRLVGLIPEALRIYELLKVRMMQHDSLGHLILEDVSTLYPNKSMLNYSVNIYRFYLTCQEDLNENSLKAFDNGAYNKLENFLSFSKRFKFSFQYFECVLETFKMTKILGDKNYENHFFNKFFEIEETIQTAELTDNRDNKIFWKSLGFKSEFVDQFESKFTAVKQDKQALLKLKYFKESLILQPSEIRFKAFNKLLPNVQLTKFDSWLMKVYLNLFKLNNTLNKSEFESTMNFLIKNLKITKIPITTEFLSRELNHQMSSLFQLVRYTSNSKNKQVVNLGAALSRQIDTSYKQKQMDALSSWKIQLGDFELDITKEFVDDQVDKLHDAFIKASYVHLR; this is translated from the coding sequence atgcaaGATCACCAAATCATAGACGCCATTGATTCAAAACAGTTTCTACGTGCTTCTTCGCTCATCAAGGTAAAACTGGCCAAGTTCCCGAACCAAAGCTACTACGTGGCGTTGGCAAACTACCTACTTTACCGCCAGGGGAATGTAAAACAAGCCTTGGATGAATGTGCTAAACTATTGACCAAGACTCCAAATGATCCAAGAACCACAGACCTATTGTATATAATTTTCATGGAGCTGGATAAAATAAAAGAACTGAATGAGGTCTATGAGAAcgtcatcaagaagtttccCAACAATTGTCAAGAACATGTAACCCAGTGGTTTCAAAATTCGGTTAAGTATGGCAATATTAAAGCCCTCCAAAAGTCATGCTTTCATTTATCCAAGATCCACGGCGAACCAAAGTACAAGATGTGGGCAGCTTTCTCCAGCTACTTGTTGGCGAATGAGTTGAGAAATGATGAAAAGCAGTACAACCTATTTTGCACATTAGGGTTTAGAATCATAGAGGGAATAACTCCACTGTCAACACAAGAattatttgtgtttgtgaagGTGTTGGACAACAACAAACCAAAGATCATTGAGTATATCGAAAGTTACCCTGGtgttttggacttggatgtCAAAATTGAGTATTTGTCTGTTTTGCACTCGTTGAAACAAAACCAGAAGCTATTTGATTTTACCGCCAGATTATTATTTGATCAAGAGTTCAACGATTTCGATACTTGGAAACTATACATAGAGTCTGGGTTTGAACTAGGAAAGCCATTCGAACAATTGGAAGATTCCATAAAAGCCTATAAATGGTCCAGAAATTCCCAATTGGCTTTGCTCGAGTTGAGTAAAGTGTATcacaacttggaaaagttcaatCACTATAACTTGGCATACTAcgacaagttcaacactAAAACATGCTGCTTTTCTGATCTAGCAAGTTACAACGTGAATAACGAAAGTTTAGTCAACGGCATCAAGGAGGTCAATAACAATCTCGAAGACCAGGAAATCACTACTTCgaatttgaatttgtttGTGAATAACCAGAAGCTTTTGCACCACTTTGGTATGGTCAGTGAGTCATTCTATGATTTTAACTGGAGAATCTATAAACAATTCCTCCCTTTATTAAAGGAGAAACTTGACACAGATTTCTACCTTGCCAACGAGTTAATTGTCATGAACGTCATACACTCGTTAGACACAGACCAGtcttttgaaaatgtaTTGAAAAATGTGATTGTATTGAACTATCTTGTTTCAAATGATCCATTGGACTACAAGGTAAACTTATGGCTCATAAAGTTGTTCAGACTTGTTGGTTTGATACCAGAAGCTCTTCGAATATATGAGCTTTTGAAAGTAAGAATGATGCAACATGACTCCTTGGGTcatttgattttggaagatgtCTCAACTCTATACCCCAATAAACTGATGCTCAATTATCTGGTGAATATCTACCGGTTTTATTTGACCTGTCAAGAGGACTTGAACGagaattctttgaaggctTTTGATAATGGAGCCTACAATAAACTTGAGAACTTCCTCAGCTTTAGCAAGCGGTTTAAATTCTCGTTTCAATACTTTGAATGTGTTTTGGAAACATTCAAAATGACCAAAATACTTGGAGACAAGAATTATGAGAAtcacttcttcaacaagttttttgagattgaagaaactaTTCAAACTGCTGAGCTAACCGATAATAGAGacaacaaaatcttctgGAAAAGCCTTGGCTTCAAATCGGAATTTGTTGACCAGTTTGAATCCAAATTCACTGCGGTGAAACAAGATAAACAAGCccttttgaagttgaaataTTTTAAAGAGTCCTTGATCCTTCAACCATCGGAGATTCGATTCAAAGCATTTAATAAGTTACTTCCAAATGttcaattgaccaaattcGACTCCTGGTTAATGAAAGTgtacttgaatttgttcaagttaaacaacaccttgaacaaatccGAATTTGAGTCTACcatgaacttcttgatcaagaacttgaaaatcaccaaaattcCTATCACTACTGAGTTCCTCTCAAGAGAGCTCAACCATCAAATGAGCAGCTTGTTTCAGTTGGTGAGGTACACCCtgaattcaaagaacaagCAGGTGGTCAACTTGGGAGCTGCTTTATCGAGACAAATCGACACTTCCTACAAGCAAAAGCAGATGGATGCGTTGAGCTCCTGGAAGATCCAATTGGGAGATTTCGAGTTGGATATCACAAAAGAGTTTGTCgatgatcaagttgataaGCTTCATGATGCGTTCATAAAAGCTTCGTATGTTCATTTGAGATAA